The genomic region GTCAGTTCGACGGAGCCGGGGGAGTCGCCGTGGACGCAGACGGACTCCGCCTGAACTTCGACCTCGGAGCCGTCGATGGCGGTCACGGAGCCGGTGGAGGCGACTTGGAGCACTCGCTTGGCAACGTCCTCCGGGTCGTGCAGCACCGCCCCGGGTTCGCGGCGCGACACGAGCGTGCCGTCGGGGTTGTAGCCGCGGTCGGCGAAAGCTTCGCGGATGACGCGCAAGCCGGCCTTCTCCGCGATGTCGACGGCCACCCCGCCGGGCAGGAGCATGACGGCGAGATCCGGGCTGAACGCTTTGATGCCGTCGATGACGGCCTTGGCGTGCGCCTCGTGGTGGACGATGGTGTTGTACAGCGCGCCGTGCGGCTTGACGTAGCGCACCTGCATGCCATGCACGCGGGCGAGTGCGTCGAGGGCGCCGATTTGGTAGAGCGTTTCGTCCGCCAGCTCGCCCGGGGCGTAGTCGATGAAGCGGCGGCCGAAGCCTGCCGGGTCGTTGTAGGCCACGTGCGCGCCGAGGGTGACCCCGTGGGCTGCGGCATTGCTTAAGGTGCCGGCGATGGAGTGTGGATCACCTGCGTGGAAGCCGGTGGCGACGTTTGCGCTGGAGACCATTTCCAGCATGGCTGCGTCGTCAGCGACCGGGTTTCCCGCGGTGGTTTCGCCGAGGTCGGCGTTGAGGTCGATGTGCATGGCCCTAGTTATACAGCCCGGCACATGTGACCTGTCACTCAAGGGGGCTAGACGGCGCCGTTGTTGATCTTCTCGATCATCTCGATGATCGCTGCTGCCTGCTCCATGAGCTGCACCTGTAGGTAGTCGGAGGCGGCTTGGCGGTCGCCGGACTTGACCAGTTCCACGACGTGCTCATTGGCTTCGATGAAGCGGCGGTTGAACGCGGGGTCGCGCTCGAGGATGGGCAGAGTGGCCAGGCGGAGGAAGGCGTCAAGCTGGTCCATCGTGTCGCCCAGCGTTTTCGAGCCCATGGCAGCGAGCACGACGTGGTGGAAAGCTTGGTTGACGGCGATGAGCAGGTCGTCGTCTTCTTCTTCGATGGCCACGCGCGCTTCTTTGTTCAGCTCGTCCAGGCGCTCGACATCCAGGTCGGGGCCCCACAGCAGGGCGGCGGGTTCGATGGCGGCACGGGCACGGAAGGTGTCGGTGACGAACTCTGGCGACGGCGTGGTCAGGAAGACGCCGCGGTTCGGGATGCGTTCGCACAGGCCCTCGGAGGTCAGCATCGCAAACGCTTCGCGCAACGTGTTGCGGGAGACCCCGAAACGCTCGGCGAGGGCGACCTCGTTGAGCTTCTGCCCCGGGGCGAATTCGCCACGTGAGATCGCTCGGCGGATCTCGGCGGAAACGTTGTGTGCAAGCATGGCATCCGTGTTGAAATCAGTTGCCACTTACCGCGTTTTTGCAGGTCGGTGGCCGTATTAAATAGAACTATGGAGAGTATAACTCATTTATTGTTCAACAATGTAGCCCCTAACCCATGTTGATCTACCTTTTCAGGTTAGCGGACGTTTTTAGTGCTCACAGGGGGTCGCGGGTACGGTTGCACCTATGAGCCACGACAACAAACCGCCGAAACTGTCCAAGAAGGCATACGAGAAGGAGCTGCTGCGTCTGCAGGCCGAGCTCGTTGCCATGCAGCAGTGGGTAGTCGAAAACGGCGAGCGCATCGTCATCATCATGGAGGGCCGCGACGCAGCCGGCAAGGGCTCCGCGATCAAGCGCATCACCCAGTACATGAACCCGCGCACCTGTCGCATCGAGGCGCTGCCCAAGCCCACCGACCGGGAGCAGGGGCAGTGGTACTTCCAGCGCTACGTGGAAAAACTGCCCACCGCCGGCGAGATCGTCATCTTCGACCGCTCCTGGTATAACCGCGCCGGTGTTGAGCGAGTGATGGGCTTCGCCTCCTCCCAGGAGTACCGCCGCTTCCTCCACCAGGCCCCGATTTTCGAGCGTCTGCTCGTCGAAGACGGCATCATGCTGCGCAAGTACTGGTTCTCCGTGTCCGATGAGGAGCAGTACAAGCGCTTCAAGTCGCGCCGCAACGACCCCCTGCGCCAGTGGAAGTTGTCGCCGATGGACTTGGAGTCCATCACCAAGTGGGAGGAGTACTCCCGGGCCAAGGACGAGATGTTCGTTCACACCGATATCCCGTCGGCGCCGTGGTACACCGTGGAAAGCGAGGACAAGAAGCGCTCCCGCATCAACGTCATCTCGCACCTGCTGTCGACGATTCCCTACGAGCACATCACCCCGGATCTGCCGGAGATTCCGGAGCGGCCTGAAATCACGGACTACGAGCGCCCGCCCCGTGACGAGTTCCGCTACGTCCCCGACGTCGCCGCCAACCTCGAGCGCGGCAAAGGCAAGGACAAGAAGAAGAAAAAGAAGAAGTAGCTAGCGCTTCTTCGGGTATCCCCGCGGCGTAGACACCGTGGCGTCACGGGGGATCCAAAACCGCCACGGCGCCTGCGCGTTTTTGGAGATGCCGATGCGCGGGCCGGCCACCCACTCGGGCTCGCTTTCGCGCATGGTCAACTGCGCCGGCGCGCCGTTGTCGCCGAGTGACAGCCCGAGCGCCTGGCCCAAGTTGCCCGGCCCGCGAGCGAGGTTGGCAAACGGGATGTGCGCCCGGTCCGGGCGCTGCCGCCGCTTACGCGCCAGTTCTTCCCCTTCAACGACTTCGCCGCCGCGCATGAGGCAGCCCTGCCCCTGCCCTTCGGGCGCGCACACGATGTTGCCGTTGTGGTGGATGCCGTAGGAGCAGTACACGTAAAGCCTGCCGGGCGGGCCGAACATCGCGGCGTTGCGTGCGGTCTTGCCGCGGTAGGTGTGCGCCGCCGGGTCGCTGGCGCCGAGGTAGGCCTCCACCTCGGTTAGTCGGATGCTCACGCCGTTGTGCGTGATCACGCAGCCCAGAAGCTGTGGGGCGACGAGATCGGCAGGTTGTGCGAAATCGATCATGAAAGCCACACGGCGAGCTTGTCCACGGCGGCACCTTCCGCATTCGTGCCCACCACCTCATCAGCCACGGCCTTGAGGTCGTCGTGCGCGTTGCCCATCGCCACTGCGATGCCGGCGGCGCGTAGCATGCCCAGGTCGTTGAGGTAGTCGCCGAACGCCGCGGTGTGTGACAGCGGGATGTCCAGCGCGCCTGCGAGCTCGCGCAGCGCCACCCCTTTGTCCGCCTCGGGGTGCATCAGGTCCAGCCAGTGCTTCCCGGAGACCACCGCGCGCAGTTCCGGCACCACATCCTGCACCCACGCAAGCGCGTCGCGTTCGGCGTCCGACTCGATGTAGAGGGCGATTTTGACGGTGGGGGCCGAAGGCGCGTCGACAAGCGTGGTGCGCGAGGCGTAATACTTGTCCACCTCTGCGTCCACCTCGGGCGGCAGGGCAGTGGTGGCGGCGACGTCAGGGGTGCACACTACGGCGTGGGCGGCGAACGGCGCACTCGGCAGTGCGGCCAGCAGCCGGGCGACCGGAGCAGCGGGCAAGGCGGTGGTGGAAACGACGCGCCCGCCGTGGGCGACCACCGCGCCGTTTTCGGCGATGAACGTGGAGCAGTCCGGGAACATCTCCTGCAGCGTGGCCAGCTGGCGCCCGGAGGCAGGCGCGAGCACCACGCCCTTGTTGCGGGCAGCGTCCAGCAAGGGCCAAAACGCTTCCGGTACTTGGCCGGATGAGTCCAGTAGCGTGCCGTCCATGTCCAGCGCGATCAACCGTGGTGTCTGCATTGTCCCCACAGTACCTTCTGTGATGTGGAACACTGGTGACATGACTGAGTTTGTGAAGACCGAAGTCCGCGGCACCACCGGTGTGATCACGCTCGACCGCCCGAAGGCGCTGAACTCGCTGAATCCGGAAATGGCCCGCGCCATCGACGCGACATTGAAGCAGTGGCGCGATGACGACGCCGTCGAGCAGGTGGTCATCCAATCGTCCGGCAAGCATTTCTGCTCCGGCGGCGACGTGCGCGCCGCCCGCGACGGCATTCTCACCGGGCACGAGGCCGAGGTGGACGCGTTCTTCGCAGACGAGTACGCCATGAACCTGGATATCGCGAACTACCCCAAGCCCTACATCGCGCTGTGCAGCGGGGTGATCATGGGCGGCGGCATGGGAGTGTCCGCGCACGGGTCGCACATGGTGGTCACCGAAGACGCTTTCGCCTCGATGCCGGAGATGAACATCGGCTACATCACCGACGTAGGCATGTCGTGGGTGTTGCAGAATCTGCCGAAGGTGCCGTCGCAAAGCTTGGGCACCTTTTTGGGGCTGACTGGCTACCGTTTGTCGCCGGACGACATGCTGGCTACCGGCCTGGCCACGCACAAGGTTGCCACGCTCGACGGGGTGCTTGACGGCATCGTCGCCGACGGTCCCGGCTACCTCGACACAATCGCGCTTGAGCCGGGGGAGTCGACGCTGCTTTCGCTTCTCGACGATATCGATACCGTCTTCACCGGCCCGTGGGATGAAATCCGTGCCCGGCTCGACGGCGACTTGGCCGAGCGCGTGGCGGAGCTGACCGAGCAGGCCTCGCCATCATCGCTGGTAGCCGCCGCCGAACTGTTCGCCGCGAACGCCACGCAGGACCTCGCCGGCGCGCTTGACAACGAGCGGCGTCTCGGCGCGCTGATGACGCGCGAGCCGGACTTTGCGGAAGGGGTGCGCGCGGTGCTCGTGGACAAGGACCAGTCCCCGAACTTCGCCCCGCAGCCAGAACCCGGCAAGTACCGGGACGTCCTGCGTAACGAGCTATTCGGCTAATGGGGCATCAGCCGCGCAATGACCTCCCCACCAAGGCCGAGCAGGGCCCAGACCGAGAAGAAGGCTGCGACGGCAATCGCGATGGCTTCGGGCGCGCCCATCTTGCTGGACGACGTTTCTGGTGACGGAACGGGAGTTGCGGTCTCGGTGAGGCGGGCCTTTGCGTGGTCTGAGGTTGCGCCCAGCGGGAGACAGTCTTCAAGCTCATCGATCGTGTAGAACATCGAACCTTCTTCGATCGGCACACAGCCGGAGTGGAACGGAACTTCGGCCTCGTTGTACAGCATCCGGACAATGGTGTCGTCGTTGTCGTTTTGGAACGCGTCCCATTGAATGTTCGCTCCCATCGGTGCGACCTTGTCGCCACGCCACGAAGAGTTGGAGTAGTCCATGACCTGGTTTGCCGGCACGCCCTTCTCCGAGCCCGGCAGTTTCAATAACGCCGCTAGCGGAACGATGGTCTCCGCGTGGCCGAAACGGAACTCGGCCGCGGTGTCACCGCCCTCGGCGCGCTCGCGCACACCGTCGAGCATGTGGTCGAGCAGTGGCTCGAAGTTGTCGTAAGAGACGGTCTGGCCCTCAATGGCTGGGCCCTTCTCGTAGTAGTCCTCGACATCGAGAAGGTATGCGAATGTCGGGCCGTCGGACTCATCCATGTATTCGTCGAAGATCCAACCTTCGGCGGGCTTCGCCGGCTCTTCCTCCATGGCTGGGGCAATGATGTACAGGTTGTAGAACTGCAGGGCGGCATCAACGATGCCCTCAACGGTCTTGTCTTTCTTCTCAACGCCGACGAACGTCAGGGTGCCGTGATCGATCGCGTCGATGAACTCCGGCGCGAAAATCTTTTCCAGTAGGCTCGTGGCCGCCTCGCGGGATGCGGGTTTTGCGTAGGCTTGCTCCACCTTTTCTTCGAGTACGTCGCCGTCGGCCCACGCTTTGTATGCCTCGTAGCTCGGCGCCGTTTTGTCCTTGTGCGCGTAGAGGAGGTCTCGGCGGGGCTCGAGCTCTACATGGCCGTTGGCCGCACCGTACGTGAGGTTGTCGGTAAGTTCCGGATTGGTTTCAAGCAGGCCGCTGCCGAAGTACCAGCCGGATTCAATCGCGCGGTCCTCACCGGAGGACAGGAAACTAATGGAGTGCTTTTCGCGGTCGATAGCGTCGAACAGTTCCGCGTTGCGCCGCGCGTTGCGCTCGCCGATGCCGTTCAACTCGGCGCGACCGAAGGCAGTGAGGTTGCCGTAGCCGCCTTCACCCGGACCGGTCAGTTCGCGGTTAGCTTTGCTCATCGCCTCGACCTGCGGGATGAGGCGTTCGCCGAGTTCCGTGAGCTGACCGCGTTCTTTGGCGGCGGTGAGCATCTGGCCGGCGAGGTCGTCGTACTTGAATGAAGACAACCCTCGCGATCCGTGGCGGTTGACCGAGCTCGTGTAGATCTGCTGGAAACCTTCGGGGGCTTTGCTGTAACTGTCGATGGTTCCGGCAGGGAAGTAGGGCTGCTTTGTGGAGTAGTACGTCGCGGTGTCGGCGCCGGCAGCCGCAACGTTGCTGACAGCTACAGACGCAGCTGCGACTACACATACAGCACGACGGGAAAATATGGACATGGGAAGCGGGCTCCTTACAGGGGGGACAAGGCCACTGCCGACGCTAAACCTCCGAGATGAAATTAAAATGAACACACGCTAGGGGATCCTTGCCCGGCGGGTTCGCGCAGGCGCTAGAGTAAGGGGGCGATTACGGGTATGAAAATTGCCCCCGATTCCCACATGCTGAAGGAGCGACGTTGACCGAAACGATGAACCCCCGCGATGAATGGAACCACAAGCTCACCCTGGCGCAGGAGATGCTGCCGCTGATCAGCCGCCTGCACCGCGAGCACAACGCGGTGACCTCGGTCTACGGCCGCCTGCTGGTGGG from Corynebacterium fournieri harbors:
- a CDS encoding GntR family transcriptional regulator, encoding MATDFNTDAMLAHNVSAEIRRAISRGEFAPGQKLNEVALAERFGVSRNTLREAFAMLTSEGLCERIPNRGVFLTTPSPEFVTDTFRARAAIEPAALLWGPDLDVERLDELNKEARVAIEEEDDDLLIAVNQAFHHVVLAAMGSKTLGDTMDQLDAFLRLATLPILERDPAFNRRFIEANEHVVELVKSGDRQAASDYLQVQLMEQAAAIIEMIEKINNGAV
- a CDS encoding LamB/YcsF family protein, which codes for MHIDLNADLGETTAGNPVADDAAMLEMVSSANVATGFHAGDPHSIAGTLSNAAAHGVTLGAHVAYNDPAGFGRRFIDYAPGELADETLYQIGALDALARVHGMQVRYVKPHGALYNTIVHHEAHAKAVIDGIKAFSPDLAVMLLPGGVAVDIAEKAGLRVIREAFADRGYNPDGTLVSRREPGAVLHDPEDVAKRVLQVASTGSVTAIDGSEVEVQAESVCVHGDSPGSVELTRSVVRKLHDEGIRIEAVL
- a CDS encoding 3-hydroxyisobutyryl-CoA hydrolase, whose protein sequence is MTEFVKTEVRGTTGVITLDRPKALNSLNPEMARAIDATLKQWRDDDAVEQVVIQSSGKHFCSGGDVRAARDGILTGHEAEVDAFFADEYAMNLDIANYPKPYIALCSGVIMGGGMGVSAHGSHMVVTEDAFASMPEMNIGYITDVGMSWVLQNLPKVPSQSLGTFLGLTGYRLSPDDMLATGLATHKVATLDGVLDGIVADGPGYLDTIALEPGESTLLSLLDDIDTVFTGPWDEIRARLDGDLAERVAELTEQASPSSLVAAAELFAANATQDLAGALDNERRLGALMTREPDFAEGVRAVLVDKDQSPNFAPQPEPGKYRDVLRNELFG
- a CDS encoding DNA-3-methyladenine glycosylase, encoding MIDFAQPADLVAPQLLGCVITHNGVSIRLTEVEAYLGASDPAAHTYRGKTARNAAMFGPPGRLYVYCSYGIHHNGNIVCAPEGQGQGCLMRGGEVVEGEELARKRRQRPDRAHIPFANLARGPGNLGQALGLSLGDNGAPAQLTMRESEPEWVAGPRIGISKNAQAPWRFWIPRDATVSTPRGYPKKR
- the ppk2 gene encoding polyphosphate kinase 2, whose protein sequence is MSHDNKPPKLSKKAYEKELLRLQAELVAMQQWVVENGERIVIIMEGRDAAGKGSAIKRITQYMNPRTCRIEALPKPTDREQGQWYFQRYVEKLPTAGEIVIFDRSWYNRAGVERVMGFASSQEYRRFLHQAPIFERLLVEDGIMLRKYWFSVSDEEQYKRFKSRRNDPLRQWKLSPMDLESITKWEEYSRAKDEMFVHTDIPSAPWYTVESEDKKRSRINVISHLLSTIPYEHITPDLPEIPERPEITDYERPPRDEFRYVPDVAANLERGKGKDKKKKKKK
- a CDS encoding HAD family hydrolase, with product MQTPRLIALDMDGTLLDSSGQVPEAFWPLLDAARNKGVVLAPASGRQLATLQEMFPDCSTFIAENGAVVAHGGRVVSTTALPAAPVARLLAALPSAPFAAHAVVCTPDVAATTALPPEVDAEVDKYYASRTTLVDAPSAPTVKIALYIESDAERDALAWVQDVVPELRAVVSGKHWLDLMHPEADKGVALRELAGALDIPLSHTAAFGDYLNDLGMLRAAGIAVAMGNAHDDLKAVADEVVGTNAEGAAVDKLAVWLS
- a CDS encoding histidine-type phosphatase; the protein is MSIFSRRAVCVVAAASVAVSNVAAAGADTATYYSTKQPYFPAGTIDSYSKAPEGFQQIYTSSVNRHGSRGLSSFKYDDLAGQMLTAAKERGQLTELGERLIPQVEAMSKANRELTGPGEGGYGNLTAFGRAELNGIGERNARRNAELFDAIDREKHSISFLSSGEDRAIESGWYFGSGLLETNPELTDNLTYGAANGHVELEPRRDLLYAHKDKTAPSYEAYKAWADGDVLEEKVEQAYAKPASREAATSLLEKIFAPEFIDAIDHGTLTFVGVEKKDKTVEGIVDAALQFYNLYIIAPAMEEEPAKPAEGWIFDEYMDESDGPTFAYLLDVEDYYEKGPAIEGQTVSYDNFEPLLDHMLDGVRERAEGGDTAAEFRFGHAETIVPLAALLKLPGSEKGVPANQVMDYSNSSWRGDKVAPMGANIQWDAFQNDNDDTIVRMLYNEAEVPFHSGCVPIEEGSMFYTIDELEDCLPLGATSDHAKARLTETATPVPSPETSSSKMGAPEAIAIAVAAFFSVWALLGLGGEVIARLMPH